Proteins encoded in a region of the Anopheles aquasalis chromosome 2, idAnoAquaMG_Q_19, whole genome shotgun sequence genome:
- the LOC126573156 gene encoding voltage-dependent calcium channel type A subunit alpha-1-like isoform X1 gives MGPKKGKKGSPRHRTGPPPPGPSSLFIFAEDNFIRKATKFIIEWPPFEYAVLLTIIANCVVLALEEHLPKGDKTVLAQKLELTESYFLCIFTIEAALKIVALGLVLHADSYLRNIWNMMDFFVVFTGLVTLLPLPLDVDLRTLRSIRVLRPLKLVSGVPSLQVVLKSIIKAMAPLLQIGLLVLFAIVIFAIIGLEFYSGALHKSCYSLENAFEIVEEGDMPTPCYDDDDTMNVELPAGVHLCNHNESACIEQWEGPNYGITNFDNIGFAMLTVFQCITMEGWTSTMYWTNDAIGSTFNWIYFVPLIIIGSFFMLNLVLGVLSGEFAREREKVENRQEFLKLRRQQQLEKELNGFVEWICKAEEIILAEDRTTEEERMYIMEARKKAAAKRKKLKTLGKSKSSETDDEEATTESGDEGILKKEKKPAKSGFWRAEKRFRYCIRHTVKTQWFYWFVIVLVFLNTICVAVEHYGQPNWLALFLYYAEFVFLGLFMCEMLIKIYALGPRIYFESAFNRFDCIVIAGSIFEVVWSAYKEGSFGISVLRALRLLRIFKVTKYWSSLRNLVISLLSSMRSIISLLFLLFLFILIFALLGMQLFGGQFILPEGTPPTNFNTFTIALLTVFQILTGEDWNEVMYLGINSQGGHESGMIYSLYFIILTLFGNYTLLNVFLAIAVDNLANAQELTAAEEQQQERDKEKQQMELEKEMEALQKAKDGTPTTEDAEAEKEKEKESKKEEKKEEEPEEEAVEGPKPMLPYSCMFIFSSTNPMRRAAHWVVNLRYFDFFIMIVISLSSIALAAEDPVQEDSPRNKVLNNLDYAFTCVFTIEMLLKVIDLGIILHPGSYLREIWNIMDAVVVGCAVVSIGFDISGSDAGADLSTIKSLRVLRVLRPLKTIKRVPKLKAVFDCVVGSLKNVINILIVYILFQFIFAVIAVQLFNGKFFYCTDDSKHNSIDCQGSYFIYSEVDGLPRSAKREWKTQYFNYDNVATAMLTLFAVQTGEGWPQVLQNSMAATYEDQGPIQNFRIEMSIFYVVYFVVFPFFFVNIFVALIIITFQEQGEAELQDGEIDKNQKSCIDFTIGARPLERYIPTKHSGFKYTVWRIIVSAPFEYFIMTLIVFNTLLLMMKCHDQNKKLENFMKYLNMIFTGMFSVETVLKIIGFGARNFFKDAWNVFDLITVIGSIVDALILLLWENSFNVGFLRLFRAARLIKLLRQGDTIRILLWTFVQSFKALPYVCLLIAMLFFIYAIIGMQVFGNIELDPDTAISRHNNFRSFLDGLMLLFRCATGESWPNIMLACLKGRPCDPRANKPNETCGSTLAYGYFVSFIFFCSFLMLNLFVAVIMDNFDYLTRDSSILGAHHLDEFVRIWAEYDPSASGKLHYTEMYDMLKNMAPPLGFGNKCPNRLAYKKLIRMNMPVDEEGRVGFTTTLFALIRENLSIKMRPAEEMDQADMELRQTIKQIWPIQAKKMVDLLVPPNNVLNTGKMTVGKLYAGILMLETWRNNKGARYDFEPELQEHKPHEIQEPYLDDAHLHPDQRNGHVRSPSLQRGSALERSPSPRHLHHDIGFSETVSNVVEIARRDHLIGRHHYGHGYGGRYHRATSPARSPSPSRLDTQISAHHRCNRRIHPYGTTSLGQRSRSPSPARLQEWRERERDRYREEIVTRPYIQHTYPVLQTHRDFGRRLPPRPIKPTTLQLKSTNINFPQLNTSPTHQNLHLSLNTHTLPYSVHSLPGSRGDIPRDPRIYHHTESERDRERERVRERERDYGSRYVFRDTERELFEIERELERARDSARDTEYERVEPLSYEHLYTLGRTGGSSFGASALNGYKPKVGMHSIYSESDEGDWC, from the exons ATGggtccgaaaaagggaaagaagggCAGTCCGAGGCATCGCaccggtccaccaccacccggaccCTCGTCACTGTTCATCTTCGCGGAGGACAATTTCATACGCAA GGCAACCAAGTTCATCATAGAATGGCCACCGTTCGAGTACGCCGTGCTGCTGACAATCATCGCCAACTGCGTCGTGCTGGCACTGGAGGAGCATCTGCCGAAGGGCGACAAGACGGTGCTCGCCCAGAAGCTGGAGCTCACCGAGAGCTACTTCCTGTGCATCTTCACGATCGAGGCCGCCCTGAAGATCGTTGCGCTAGGGCTCGTGCTGCACGCCGACTCCTACCTGCGCAACATCTGGAACATGATGGACTTCTTCGTCGTTTTCACGGG GCTCGTGAcgttgcttcctcttccgctcGACGTAGATCTAAGAACGTTGAGGTCGATTCGTGTGTTGCGACCGTTAAAATTAGTTTCTGGAGTTCCTA GTCTACAAGTTGTGCTAAAGTCGATCATTAAAGCTATGGCACCGTTGCTACAAATCGGACTTTTGGTCTTGTTCGCAATCGTTATTTTCGCAATTATAGGATTAGAATTTTACTCGGGTGCGTTGCACAAGAGTTGTTATAGCTTAGAGAACGCCT TTGAGATCGTCGAGGAGGGTGACATGCCAACGCCCTgctacgacgatgacgacaccATGAACGTGGAACTGCCTGCCGGCGTCCATCTGTGCAATCACAACGAGAGCGCCTGCATCGAACAGTGGGAAGGGCCGAACTACGGTATCACGAACTTTGACAACATCGGCTTCGCGATGCTTACGGTGTTCCAGTGTATCACGATGGAGGGCTGGACATCCACCATGTACTGG ACCAACGACGCAATAGGCTCAACGTTTAATTGGATATATTTTGTGCCTTTAATTATCattggttcatttttcatgctcaaCTTAGTGCTCGGTGTGCTCAGCGG TGAGTTTGCTCGGGAGCgcgaaaaggtggaaaaccgGCAGGAGTTCCTGAAGCtgcgccgccagcagcagctcgagaagGAGCTGAACGGGTTCGTCGAGTGGATCTGCAAAGCGGAAGAGATCATACTGGCCGAGGATCGGACGACCGAGGAAGAGCGGATGTACATAATGGAGGCGCGCAAAAAGGCGGCCGCCAAGCGGAAGAAGCTGAAGACGCTCGGAAAGTCCAAATCCTCCGAGACGGACGACGAAGAGGCGACGACCGAGTCCGGCGACGAGGGCATcctgaagaaggagaagaaaccggCCAAATCGGGCTTCTGGCGGGCGGAGAAGCGCTTCCGCTACTGCATCCGGCACACGGTCAAGACGCAGTGGTTCTACTGGTTCGTCATTGTGCTCGTGTTTCTCAACACGATCTGCGTCGCGGTCGAGCACTACGGTCAGCCGAACTGGCTGGCACTGTTTCTAT ACTACGCGGAGTTTGTCTTTCTCGGGCTGTTCATGTGCGAGATGCTGATCAAGATCTATGCCCTCGGGCCGCGCATCTACTTCGAGTCCGCCTTCAACCGTTTCGAttgcatcgtcatcgccgggTCGATCTTCGAAGTTGTTTGGTCCGCTTACAAGGAAGGCTCCTTCGGTATCTCCGTACTGCGAGCCCTTCGATTGCTGCGGATCTTCAAGGTGACCAAGTACTGGTCGTCGCTGCGTAATCTCGTCATCTCGTTGCTCAGCTCCATGCGATCGATTATTTCGTTGCTGTTTCTGCTCTTTCTGTTCATATTGATCTTCGCGCTGCTCGGCATGCAGCTGTTCGGCGGCCAGTTCATCCTGCCGGAGGGAACCCCGCCGACCAATTTCAATACGTTCACCATCGCGCTGCTGACCGTGTTCCAGATCCTGACCGGCGAGGACTGGAATGAGGTGATGTACCTCGGCATCAACTCCCAGGGCGGGCACGAGTCGGGCATGATCTACTCGCTCTACTTCATCATACTCACGCTGTTCGGCAACTACACCCTGCTGAACGTCTTCCTCGCTATCGCGGTCGATAACTTAGCCAATGCCCAAGAGCTGACGGCGGccgaagagcagcaacaggaacgagacaaagagaagcagcaaatggagttggagaaggagatggaaGCGTTGCAGAAGGCGAAAGATGGCACCCCGACCACGGAAGATGCCGaggcggagaaggagaaggaaaaggaaagcaagaaagaggaaaagaaagaagaggagccggaggaggaggccgtCGAGGGCCCCAAACCGATGCTGCCGTACTCTTGTATGTTCATCTTCTCGTCGACCAACCC GATGCGCCGGGCTGCCCACTGGGTGGTGAACCTGCGGTACTTTGATTTCTTCATCATGATCGTCATCTCGCTGTCGTCGATCGCGCTCGCCGCCGAAGACCCGGTACAGGAGGACTCACCGCGCAACAAGGTGCTCAACAATCTCGATTACGCGTTCACCTGCGTCTTCACGATCGAGATGCTGCTCAAGGTAATCGATTTAGGTATCATCCTGCACCCGGGCAGCTATCTGCGCGAAATCTGGAACATCATGGACGCCGTCGTGGTCGGGTGTGCGGTGGTTAGCATCGGGTTCGATATCAGTGGCAGCGATGCGGGTGCCGATCTGTCGACGATCAAGTCACTGCGagtgctgcgtgtgctgcgGCCCCTTAAGACGATCAAGCGGGTGCCGAAGTTGAAGGCCGTGTTCGATTGTGTGGTCGGTTCACTGAAGAACGTCATCAACATCCTGATCGTGTACATCCTGTTCCAGTTCATCTTTGCCGTCATCGCGGTGCAGCTGTTTAACGGCAAGTTCTTCTACTGCACCGACGACAGCAAGCATAACAGCATCGACTGCCA AGGCTCATACTTCATCTACAGCGAGGTGGACGGACTGCCACGTTCGGCCAAGCGAGAGTGGAAGACACAGTACTTCAACTACGACaacgtggccaccgccatgCTGACCCTGTTTGCCGTACAAACCGGCGAAGGATGGCCACA AGTGCTGCAAAACTCGATGGCAGCGACGTACGAAGACCAGGGACCAATCCAAAACTTCCGCATCGAAATGTCGATCTTCTACGTGGTGTACTTTGTCGTGTTtccgttcttcttcgtcaACATCTTCGTGGCCTTGATTATCATCACGTTCCAGGAGCAAGGTGAAGCCGAACTGCAGGACGGTGAGATCGACAAGAATCAG AAATCCTGTATCGACTTTACGATCGGTGCTCGGCCGCTTGAGCGTTACATCCCAACGAAACATTCCGGCTTCAAGTACACCGTCTGGCGCATTATCGTTTCCGCCCCGTTCGAGTACTTTATCATGACGCTGATTGTGTTCAAtaccctgctgctgatgatgaag TGTCACGATCAAAACAAGAAGCTGGAGAACTTTATGAAGTATCTCAACATGATATTTACCGGCATGTTCAGTGTTGAGACGGTGCTGAAGATTATCGGTTTTGGAGCAAGA AACTTTTTTAAAGACGCTTGGAACGTTTTCGATCTCATCACTGTCATCGGTAGTATAGTGGACGCACTGATATTGCTCTTATGG GAAAACTCGTTCAATGTCGGGTTTCTCCGGCTGTTCCGTGCTGCCCGGCTTATCAAGCTGCTACGCCAAGGCGACACCATCCGTATCCTCCTCTGGACTTTTGTCCAATCCTTCAAAGCACTGCCCTACGTTTGCCTGCTGATCGCTATGCTGTTCTTTATCTACGCTATTATAGGAATGCAG gtGTTTGGTAATATAGAGCTAGATCCCGATACCGCCATCAGTCGTCACAATAACTTCCGATCGTTCCTCGATGGTTTAATGTTACTATTTCG CTGTGCAACCGGTGAGTCCTGGCCGAACATTATGCTGGCGTGCCTGAAGGGACGGCCCTGTGATCCACGGGCgaacaaaccgaacgaaacctGCGGTTCCACCCTGGCCTACGGGTACTTTGTGtcgttcatcttcttctgctccttcctG ATGTTGAACTTGTTCGTCGCTGTCATTATGGATAACTTCGATTACCTTACGCGCGACTCCAGCATTCTCGGTGCGCATCATCTGGACGAGTTCGTGCGGATATGGGCCGAGTATGATCCATCGGCATC GGGCAAGCTGCACTACACCGAGATGTACGATATGCTGAAGAACATGGCGCCACCGCTCGGCTTCGGGAACAAGTGTCCCAATCGGCTCGCCTACAAAAAGCTCATCCGCATGAACATGCCAGTGGACGAGGAGGGACGCGTTGGCTTCACCACAACGTTGTTTGCGTTGATTCGCGAGAATCTTAGCATCAAGATGCGGCCAG CGGAAGAGATGGACCAGGCCGACATGGAGCTGCGCCAGACGATCAAACAGATCTGGCCAATCCAGGCGAAGAAGATGGTGGACCTGCTGGTGCCACCGAACAATGTGCTGAACACGGGCAAAATGACGGTCGGCAAACTGTACGCCGGCATTCTGATGCTGGAAACGTGGCGCAACAACAAGGGCGCCCGGTATGACTTTGAGCCGGAGCTGCAGGAGCACAAACCGCACGAGATACAGGAACCGTACCTCGACGATGCCCACCTGCACCCGGATCAGCGCAATGGGCACGTCCGCTCACCAAGCTTACA ACGAGGATCGGCGCTGGAGCGCTCGCCAAGTCCGCGGCATCTTCACCACGATATCGGTTTCTCCGAGACCGTCTCGAACGTGGTGGAGATCGCCCGCCGGGACCACCTTATTGGTAGGCACCACTATGGTCATGGCTATGGCGGTAGATATCATAGAG CCACCAGTCCGGCACGTTCGCCGTCGCCCAGTCGCTTGGATACGCAGATCAGTGCCCACCATCGGTGCAATCGTAGAATACATCCGTACGGTACGACTAGTCTCGGTCAGCGCTCACGGTCCCCGAGCCCGGCACGGCTGCAGGAGTGGAGAGAACGGGAACGTGACCGGTATCGCGAAGAAATCG TGACCCGCCCGTACATCCAGCACACGTATCCAGTATTACAAACGCACCGGGACTTTGGCCGGCGGCTGCCCCCCCGACCAATCAAGCCGACCACACTCCAGCTAAAGTCCACCAACATCAACTTCCCGCAGCTCAACACCAGCCCAACGCAC CAAAACCTACACCTGTCGCTCAACACCCATACGCTGCCGTACAGTGTTCACTCGTTGCCGGGATCGCGCGGGGACATACCGCGCGATCCGCGCATCTACCACCACACCGAAAGCGAGCGGGACCGGGAGCGGGAACGGGTGCGGGAACGGGAGCGGGACTACGGTTCACGGTACGTGTTCCGGGATACCGAGCGGGAGCTGTTCGAGATCGAGCGTGAGCTGGAGCGGGCCCGCGATTCGGCCCGTGACACCGAGTACGAAAG AGTGGAACCACTATCGTACGAGCATCTGTACACGCTAGGGCGCACCGGTGGCAGCTCGTTCGGTGCGTCCGCCCTGAACGGTTACAAGCCGAAGGTCGGAATGCACTCGATCTACTCGGAGTCGGACGAGGGCGATTGGTGCTAG
- the LOC126573156 gene encoding voltage-dependent calcium channel type A subunit alpha-1-like isoform X2 — MGPKKGKKGSPRHRTGPPPPGPSSLFIFAEDNFIRKATKFIIEWPPFEYAVLLTIIANCVVLALEEHLPKGDKTVLAQKLELTESYFLCIFTIEAALKIVALGLVLHADSYLRNIWNMMDFFVVFTGLVTLLPLPLDVDLRTLRSIRVLRPLKLVSGVPSLQVVLKSIIKAMAPLLQIGLLVLFAIVIFAIIGLEFYSGALHKSCYSLENAFEIVEEGDMPTPCYDDDDTMNVELPAGVHLCNHNESACIEQWEGPNYGITNFDNIGFAMLTVFQCITMEGWTSTMYWTNDAIGSTFNWIYFVPLIIIGSFFMLNLVLGVLSGEFAREREKVENRQEFLKLRRQQQLEKELNGFVEWICKAEEIILAEDRTTEEERMYIMEARKKAAAKRKKLKTLGKSKSSETDDEEATTESGDEGILKKEKKPAKSGFWRAEKRFRYCIRHTVKTQWFYWFVIVLVFLNTICVAVEHYGQPNWLALFLYYAEFVFLGLFMCEMLIKIYALGPRIYFESAFNRFDCIVIAGSIFEVVWSAYKEGSFGISVLRALRLLRIFKVTKYWSSLRNLVISLLSSMRSIISLLFLLFLFILIFALLGMQLFGGQFILPEGTPPTNFNTFTIALLTVFQILTGEDWNEVMYLGINSQGGHESGMIYSLYFIILTLFGNYTLLNVFLAIAVDNLANAQELTAAEEQQQERDKEKQQMELEKEMEALQKAKDGTPTTEDAEAEKEKEKESKKEEKKEEEPEEEAVEGPKPMLPYSCMFIFSSTNPMRRAAHWVVNLRYFDFFIMIVISLSSIALAAEDPVQEDSPRNKVLNNLDYAFTCVFTIEMLLKVIDLGIILHPGSYLREIWNIMDAVVVGCAVVSIGFDISGSDAGADLSTIKSLRVLRVLRPLKTIKRVPKLKAVFDCVVGSLKNVINILIVYILFQFIFAVIAVQLFNGKFFYCTDDSKHNSIDCQGSYFIYSEVDGLPRSAKREWKTQYFNYDNVATAMLTLFAVQTGEGWPQVLQNSMAATYEDQGPIQNFRIEMSIFYVVYFVVFPFFFVNIFVALIIITFQEQGEAELQDGEIDKNQKSCIDFTIGARPLERYIPTKHSGFKYTVWRIIVSAPFEYFIMTLIVFNTLLLMMKCHDQNKKLENFMKYLNMIFTGMFSVETVLKIIGFGARNFFKDAWNVFDLITVIGSIVDALILLLWENSFNVGFLRLFRAARLIKLLRQGDTIRILLWTFVQSFKALPYVCLLIAMLFFIYAIIGMQVFGNIELDPDTAISRHNNFRSFLDGLMLLFRCATGESWPNIMLACLKGRPCDPRANKPNETCGSTLAYGYFVSFIFFCSFLMLNLFVAVIMDNFDYLTRDSSILGAHHLDEFVRIWAEYDPSASGKLHYTEMYDMLKNMAPPLGFGNKCPNRLAYKKLIRMNMPVDEEGRVGFTTTLFALIRENLSIKMRPAEEMDQADMELRQTIKQIWPIQAKKMVDLLVPPNNVLNTGKMTVGKLYAGILMLETWRNNKGARYDFEPELQEHKPHEIQEPYLDDAHLHPDQRNGHVRSPSLQRGSALERSPSPRHLHHDIGFSETVSNVVEIARRDHLIATSPARSPSPSRLDTQISAHHRCNRRIHPYGTTSLGQRSRSPSPARLQEWRERERDRYREEIVTRPYIQHTYPVLQTHRDFGRRLPPRPIKPTTLQLKSTNINFPQLNTSPTHQNLHLSLNTHTLPYSVHSLPGSRGDIPRDPRIYHHTESERDRERERVRERERDYGSRYVFRDTERELFEIERELERARDSARDTEYERVEPLSYEHLYTLGRTGGSSFGASALNGYKPKVGMHSIYSESDEGDWC; from the exons ATGggtccgaaaaagggaaagaagggCAGTCCGAGGCATCGCaccggtccaccaccacccggaccCTCGTCACTGTTCATCTTCGCGGAGGACAATTTCATACGCAA GGCAACCAAGTTCATCATAGAATGGCCACCGTTCGAGTACGCCGTGCTGCTGACAATCATCGCCAACTGCGTCGTGCTGGCACTGGAGGAGCATCTGCCGAAGGGCGACAAGACGGTGCTCGCCCAGAAGCTGGAGCTCACCGAGAGCTACTTCCTGTGCATCTTCACGATCGAGGCCGCCCTGAAGATCGTTGCGCTAGGGCTCGTGCTGCACGCCGACTCCTACCTGCGCAACATCTGGAACATGATGGACTTCTTCGTCGTTTTCACGGG GCTCGTGAcgttgcttcctcttccgctcGACGTAGATCTAAGAACGTTGAGGTCGATTCGTGTGTTGCGACCGTTAAAATTAGTTTCTGGAGTTCCTA GTCTACAAGTTGTGCTAAAGTCGATCATTAAAGCTATGGCACCGTTGCTACAAATCGGACTTTTGGTCTTGTTCGCAATCGTTATTTTCGCAATTATAGGATTAGAATTTTACTCGGGTGCGTTGCACAAGAGTTGTTATAGCTTAGAGAACGCCT TTGAGATCGTCGAGGAGGGTGACATGCCAACGCCCTgctacgacgatgacgacaccATGAACGTGGAACTGCCTGCCGGCGTCCATCTGTGCAATCACAACGAGAGCGCCTGCATCGAACAGTGGGAAGGGCCGAACTACGGTATCACGAACTTTGACAACATCGGCTTCGCGATGCTTACGGTGTTCCAGTGTATCACGATGGAGGGCTGGACATCCACCATGTACTGG ACCAACGACGCAATAGGCTCAACGTTTAATTGGATATATTTTGTGCCTTTAATTATCattggttcatttttcatgctcaaCTTAGTGCTCGGTGTGCTCAGCGG TGAGTTTGCTCGGGAGCgcgaaaaggtggaaaaccgGCAGGAGTTCCTGAAGCtgcgccgccagcagcagctcgagaagGAGCTGAACGGGTTCGTCGAGTGGATCTGCAAAGCGGAAGAGATCATACTGGCCGAGGATCGGACGACCGAGGAAGAGCGGATGTACATAATGGAGGCGCGCAAAAAGGCGGCCGCCAAGCGGAAGAAGCTGAAGACGCTCGGAAAGTCCAAATCCTCCGAGACGGACGACGAAGAGGCGACGACCGAGTCCGGCGACGAGGGCATcctgaagaaggagaagaaaccggCCAAATCGGGCTTCTGGCGGGCGGAGAAGCGCTTCCGCTACTGCATCCGGCACACGGTCAAGACGCAGTGGTTCTACTGGTTCGTCATTGTGCTCGTGTTTCTCAACACGATCTGCGTCGCGGTCGAGCACTACGGTCAGCCGAACTGGCTGGCACTGTTTCTAT ACTACGCGGAGTTTGTCTTTCTCGGGCTGTTCATGTGCGAGATGCTGATCAAGATCTATGCCCTCGGGCCGCGCATCTACTTCGAGTCCGCCTTCAACCGTTTCGAttgcatcgtcatcgccgggTCGATCTTCGAAGTTGTTTGGTCCGCTTACAAGGAAGGCTCCTTCGGTATCTCCGTACTGCGAGCCCTTCGATTGCTGCGGATCTTCAAGGTGACCAAGTACTGGTCGTCGCTGCGTAATCTCGTCATCTCGTTGCTCAGCTCCATGCGATCGATTATTTCGTTGCTGTTTCTGCTCTTTCTGTTCATATTGATCTTCGCGCTGCTCGGCATGCAGCTGTTCGGCGGCCAGTTCATCCTGCCGGAGGGAACCCCGCCGACCAATTTCAATACGTTCACCATCGCGCTGCTGACCGTGTTCCAGATCCTGACCGGCGAGGACTGGAATGAGGTGATGTACCTCGGCATCAACTCCCAGGGCGGGCACGAGTCGGGCATGATCTACTCGCTCTACTTCATCATACTCACGCTGTTCGGCAACTACACCCTGCTGAACGTCTTCCTCGCTATCGCGGTCGATAACTTAGCCAATGCCCAAGAGCTGACGGCGGccgaagagcagcaacaggaacgagacaaagagaagcagcaaatggagttggagaaggagatggaaGCGTTGCAGAAGGCGAAAGATGGCACCCCGACCACGGAAGATGCCGaggcggagaaggagaaggaaaaggaaagcaagaaagaggaaaagaaagaagaggagccggaggaggaggccgtCGAGGGCCCCAAACCGATGCTGCCGTACTCTTGTATGTTCATCTTCTCGTCGACCAACCC GATGCGCCGGGCTGCCCACTGGGTGGTGAACCTGCGGTACTTTGATTTCTTCATCATGATCGTCATCTCGCTGTCGTCGATCGCGCTCGCCGCCGAAGACCCGGTACAGGAGGACTCACCGCGCAACAAGGTGCTCAACAATCTCGATTACGCGTTCACCTGCGTCTTCACGATCGAGATGCTGCTCAAGGTAATCGATTTAGGTATCATCCTGCACCCGGGCAGCTATCTGCGCGAAATCTGGAACATCATGGACGCCGTCGTGGTCGGGTGTGCGGTGGTTAGCATCGGGTTCGATATCAGTGGCAGCGATGCGGGTGCCGATCTGTCGACGATCAAGTCACTGCGagtgctgcgtgtgctgcgGCCCCTTAAGACGATCAAGCGGGTGCCGAAGTTGAAGGCCGTGTTCGATTGTGTGGTCGGTTCACTGAAGAACGTCATCAACATCCTGATCGTGTACATCCTGTTCCAGTTCATCTTTGCCGTCATCGCGGTGCAGCTGTTTAACGGCAAGTTCTTCTACTGCACCGACGACAGCAAGCATAACAGCATCGACTGCCA AGGCTCATACTTCATCTACAGCGAGGTGGACGGACTGCCACGTTCGGCCAAGCGAGAGTGGAAGACACAGTACTTCAACTACGACaacgtggccaccgccatgCTGACCCTGTTTGCCGTACAAACCGGCGAAGGATGGCCACA AGTGCTGCAAAACTCGATGGCAGCGACGTACGAAGACCAGGGACCAATCCAAAACTTCCGCATCGAAATGTCGATCTTCTACGTGGTGTACTTTGTCGTGTTtccgttcttcttcgtcaACATCTTCGTGGCCTTGATTATCATCACGTTCCAGGAGCAAGGTGAAGCCGAACTGCAGGACGGTGAGATCGACAAGAATCAG AAATCCTGTATCGACTTTACGATCGGTGCTCGGCCGCTTGAGCGTTACATCCCAACGAAACATTCCGGCTTCAAGTACACCGTCTGGCGCATTATCGTTTCCGCCCCGTTCGAGTACTTTATCATGACGCTGATTGTGTTCAAtaccctgctgctgatgatgaag TGTCACGATCAAAACAAGAAGCTGGAGAACTTTATGAAGTATCTCAACATGATATTTACCGGCATGTTCAGTGTTGAGACGGTGCTGAAGATTATCGGTTTTGGAGCAAGA AACTTTTTTAAAGACGCTTGGAACGTTTTCGATCTCATCACTGTCATCGGTAGTATAGTGGACGCACTGATATTGCTCTTATGG GAAAACTCGTTCAATGTCGGGTTTCTCCGGCTGTTCCGTGCTGCCCGGCTTATCAAGCTGCTACGCCAAGGCGACACCATCCGTATCCTCCTCTGGACTTTTGTCCAATCCTTCAAAGCACTGCCCTACGTTTGCCTGCTGATCGCTATGCTGTTCTTTATCTACGCTATTATAGGAATGCAG gtGTTTGGTAATATAGAGCTAGATCCCGATACCGCCATCAGTCGTCACAATAACTTCCGATCGTTCCTCGATGGTTTAATGTTACTATTTCG CTGTGCAACCGGTGAGTCCTGGCCGAACATTATGCTGGCGTGCCTGAAGGGACGGCCCTGTGATCCACGGGCgaacaaaccgaacgaaacctGCGGTTCCACCCTGGCCTACGGGTACTTTGTGtcgttcatcttcttctgctccttcctG ATGTTGAACTTGTTCGTCGCTGTCATTATGGATAACTTCGATTACCTTACGCGCGACTCCAGCATTCTCGGTGCGCATCATCTGGACGAGTTCGTGCGGATATGGGCCGAGTATGATCCATCGGCATC GGGCAAGCTGCACTACACCGAGATGTACGATATGCTGAAGAACATGGCGCCACCGCTCGGCTTCGGGAACAAGTGTCCCAATCGGCTCGCCTACAAAAAGCTCATCCGCATGAACATGCCAGTGGACGAGGAGGGACGCGTTGGCTTCACCACAACGTTGTTTGCGTTGATTCGCGAGAATCTTAGCATCAAGATGCGGCCAG CGGAAGAGATGGACCAGGCCGACATGGAGCTGCGCCAGACGATCAAACAGATCTGGCCAATCCAGGCGAAGAAGATGGTGGACCTGCTGGTGCCACCGAACAATGTGCTGAACACGGGCAAAATGACGGTCGGCAAACTGTACGCCGGCATTCTGATGCTGGAAACGTGGCGCAACAACAAGGGCGCCCGGTATGACTTTGAGCCGGAGCTGCAGGAGCACAAACCGCACGAGATACAGGAACCGTACCTCGACGATGCCCACCTGCACCCGGATCAGCGCAATGGGCACGTCCGCTCACCAAGCTTACA ACGAGGATCGGCGCTGGAGCGCTCGCCAAGTCCGCGGCATCTTCACCACGATATCGGTTTCTCCGAGACCGTCTCGAACGTGGTGGAGATCGCCCGCCGGGACCACCTTATTG CCACCAGTCCGGCACGTTCGCCGTCGCCCAGTCGCTTGGATACGCAGATCAGTGCCCACCATCGGTGCAATCGTAGAATACATCCGTACGGTACGACTAGTCTCGGTCAGCGCTCACGGTCCCCGAGCCCGGCACGGCTGCAGGAGTGGAGAGAACGGGAACGTGACCGGTATCGCGAAGAAATCG TGACCCGCCCGTACATCCAGCACACGTATCCAGTATTACAAACGCACCGGGACTTTGGCCGGCGGCTGCCCCCCCGACCAATCAAGCCGACCACACTCCAGCTAAAGTCCACCAACATCAACTTCCCGCAGCTCAACACCAGCCCAACGCAC CAAAACCTACACCTGTCGCTCAACACCCATACGCTGCCGTACAGTGTTCACTCGTTGCCGGGATCGCGCGGGGACATACCGCGCGATCCGCGCATCTACCACCACACCGAAAGCGAGCGGGACCGGGAGCGGGAACGGGTGCGGGAACGGGAGCGGGACTACGGTTCACGGTACGTGTTCCGGGATACCGAGCGGGAGCTGTTCGAGATCGAGCGTGAGCTGGAGCGGGCCCGCGATTCGGCCCGTGACACCGAGTACGAAAG AGTGGAACCACTATCGTACGAGCATCTGTACACGCTAGGGCGCACCGGTGGCAGCTCGTTCGGTGCGTCCGCCCTGAACGGTTACAAGCCGAAGGTCGGAATGCACTCGATCTACTCGGAGTCGGACGAGGGCGATTGGTGCTAG